In Pannonibacter sp. XCT-53, the sequence TCGCGGAAGCCAGTCAGGGGGCCGGGCGGGGCCATGACGTGGTGTTCGGCGTGATCCTCGGCTCGGGCGTCGGCGGCGGGCTGGTGATCAACCGGCGCATCGTCTCCGGTCCGGGCGGCTATGGCGGGGAATGGGGGCATGGACCGGTGTTCGGCTGTGTGCCGGCCTTGCGCGGGCGGCTGGAGGCGGCCGGACTGCCGGTGTTCGACTGCGGCTGCGGCCAGATCGGCTGCGTTGACACGGTGGGCGGCGCACGCGGGCTGGAACGCCTCCACCGCCTGGTCGGCGGCGCGGCGCTCGCGAGCCACGAGATCACCGCCGGATGGCTGGCCGGCGAGGTCAAGGCCAGCGAAGCCATTGACCTTTATCTGGATCTTCTGTCCGGGCCGCTGGCCATGATGGTCAACACGGTCGGCGCCTCGGTGCTGCCGGTCGGCGGCGGGCTTTCGGCCTGCCGGCCCCTGGTTGCGGCGCTGGACGAGCGCCTGCGGGCCCGCATCCTGTGGCGCAGCGACGCGCCGCTGCTGGTGCCGGCCGAACTATCCCCCGAGCCCGGCCTGATCGGCGCGGCGATGCTCGGCCTGACCCACCTGTCGGAGATGCGTGATGTCTGATGTGCTGCCAGAGGTGCTGCTTGAAGTCTGTGTCGACGGTCCGGAAGGCTTGCTGGCGGCGGTGCGGGGCGGGGCGAGGCGCGTGGAACTCTGCGCGGCGCTGGCCATCGGCGGGCTGACGCCCGCCCCGGGGCTGATGGCACTGGCTGCCGAGCAGCCGATCCCGGTGTGGCCGCTCCTGCGCGTCCATCCCGGGCCGTTCCGCTACACCCCGGCGGATGTGCGGGCGCTGAAGGCCGACATGGACACGGTGGCCGGCTTCGGCCTCGCCGGGGTGGTGATCGGCGCCAACGAGGCCTCCGGTCAGCTGGACCGGCCTGTGCTGGCGGAGCTGGCGGACCATGCCCGTGCGCGCGGCCTCGGGCTGACGCTGCACCGGGCCTTTGATCTGGCGGCGGCCCAGGACCCGGAGGGTGCGGTGGATCTGGCGGTGGAGCTTGGCTTTGACCGGATCCTGACATCCGGCGCGGCGCGCACGGCGGAGGCCGGGCTTGCCGTTCTGGAGCGGATTGTCGCCCATGCCGGCACCCGCATTGCCATCCTGCCCGGCTCGGGCATCTCGCGGGCCAATGTGGATGTGATCCTCGACCGGCTCGGCGTGCGCGAGGTGCATTCCTCCTGCTCGGGTCCGGACCTGACCGGCACCGAGGGCGAGCGGGCGCTCGGCTTCCTGGCCGATGCGCCGAGGCGCACCGACGAGGCGACGGTCAGGGCGCTGGTCGCGCATCTGGCGGCCCGGGGGCGGGCTCACGCCTGAGACCTGCCGCGCGCGCCTGGCCCCTCACAAGAGCCCCTCACAAGAGCCACGTGCAGGGGCAATGTGCAGGGGCGAGAGCGCAGCGCGTGTCGCGCCGGCTATTCGCCGGGCGCGCCCCTGGCCGACGCATCCGTCTGGTCGGCGCCGGCGATGCGGCGGGTCCGCCGCCGTTCCAGAAGCGTCAGGATCAGCGGTGCACAGGCGACGAGCAGCGCGATCCGGGCAATGTGGTGGCTGGCGACATAGGCGACCTCGGCCTTCATGGCGAGGGCGATGAGGCTCATTTCGGTGAGGCCGCCGGGCGCATAGGCGAGCACGATCTGCGCCGGCGTCTGCATCATGATGCCGGCGAAGAGGGCGGCAAAGACCAGGGTGAGGCCGAGGGTCATCACGGTCGCGCCGAAGCTCAGGGCCAGCGCCTGCGCCACTTCACGGGTGCCGGCGCCGAGGAAGCGGCAGCCCATGATGGTGCCCATCAGCACCTGGGCAATGATGATCAGCAGGGCCGGCGGCGCGCTGGCCGTCAGTCCGGTGACATGGACGACGGCGCTGAGCAGCATCGGCCCCATGAGGGTGGCGGCGGGCAGCTTCAGGCGCGTTGCGGCGACCGCGCCGATGACGCCGCAGAGCGTCAGCAGCGCGATGTCCTCCAGTCCGAGCGGGTTTGCCTTGGCCATCATGCTGCCGACGGCCTGGCCCTCGACGATGCGGAACCAGAAGGACACGAGACAGATGGTGACAACAATGCGGGCGGCGTGGGCAAGAATGATCTTGCGCTCGTCGCCGCCGAGATCCGCGCCAAGCGTGACCATCTCCATCAGGCCGCCCGGCATGCCGGAGCAGAAGGCCGTGACCCGGTCGAAGCCGCCGAAGCGCTGGTAGAAGGGCACGGCGAGGAGCCCGGCCAACACCAGATAGAGCACCAGGAAGCCGAGGGAGATCGCCCAGTCGTCGAGGTGGCCGATGAGGTCGGGCGTGAAGCCGGAGCCGAGCATCACGCCGATGACGGTGACAAGGGCCGGACGCAGCCGCAGGGGCGCGCGGATCGGTGCCCTTGCGACGGCCGCGACCATCGTGAAGATCATCGAGCCGAGCGTCCAGGGCAGCGGCATGTGCAGCAGGTGGAAGACGGCGCCGCCGAGGGTTCCGATGGCGATGCCGGCCGCAATCCGGCCGAGAAGGGCAAGGGTGTCGCCCTTGCCGC encodes:
- a CDS encoding ROK family protein, with the protein product MLACFDIGASAIKGAAFHSAEDRPLARREATPLTDLDRFAAALAAATADMERAEDTAARAVAISIAGVVDARTGIMTCANIPAIHGRTLAGELSARLERPVFIANDADCFALAEASQGAGRGHDVVFGVILGSGVGGGLVINRRIVSGPGGYGGEWGHGPVFGCVPALRGRLEAAGLPVFDCGCGQIGCVDTVGGARGLERLHRLVGGAALASHEITAGWLAGEVKASEAIDLYLDLLSGPLAMMVNTVGASVLPVGGGLSACRPLVAALDERLRARILWRSDAPLLVPAELSPEPGLIGAAMLGLTHLSEMRDV
- a CDS encoding copper homeostasis protein CutC, yielding MSDVLPEVLLEVCVDGPEGLLAAVRGGARRVELCAALAIGGLTPAPGLMALAAEQPIPVWPLLRVHPGPFRYTPADVRALKADMDTVAGFGLAGVVIGANEASGQLDRPVLAELADHARARGLGLTLHRAFDLAAAQDPEGAVDLAVELGFDRILTSGAARTAEAGLAVLERIVAHAGTRIAILPGSGISRANVDVILDRLGVREVHSSCSGPDLTGTEGERALGFLADAPRRTDEATVRALVAHLAARGRAHA
- a CDS encoding AbrB family transcriptional regulator encodes the protein MSDTGPSDGSPTAEPLERGGKGDTLALLGRIAAGIAIGTLGGAVFHLLHMPLPWTLGSMIFTMVAAVARAPIRAPLRLRPALVTVIGVMLGSGFTPDLIGHLDDWAISLGFLVLYLVLAGLLAVPFYQRFGGFDRVTAFCSGMPGGLMEMVTLGADLGGDERKIILAHAARIVVTICLVSFWFRIVEGQAVGSMMAKANPLGLEDIALLTLCGVIGAVAATRLKLPAATLMGPMLLSAVVHVTGLTASAPPALLIIIAQVLMGTIMGCRFLGAGTREVAQALALSFGATVMTLGLTLVFAALFAGIMMQTPAQIVLAYAPGGLTEMSLIALAMKAEVAYVASHHIARIALLVACAPLILTLLERRRTRRIAGADQTDASARGAPGE